A genomic segment from Candidatus Viadribacter manganicus encodes:
- a CDS encoding DUF4340 domain-containing protein, producing MTTGLAERRRARSLTLFLIAGALVATAAVTVAIESRSTSPSSAAGPVLPGIEDTIGGAQRITITSAEATYRIERTEQGWAMRDRDDYPVLSSRLAQLTEGLEALRYVRRMTNDASKHERLGVTDPRQGGRGVLVQIEDGRGALLVNLILGVETAGTYVRRPDQEQTWSVDGDLPPLRDVASWLDLRPINLTGDHLARVEVIPAEGRAYILARDGADQPWRLASPALAPLAQSTLTATAERITQLAPIDVRTAPAIQGTPRARVRATTFDGIVIDAELIASDNHTWVKLVARASAPEQEAAAVALNTPASDWAYALSDMEAEAFAPPLSRLIASAE from the coding sequence ATGACGACTGGCCTTGCAGAACGCCGCAGAGCGCGTTCGCTCACATTGTTTCTGATCGCTGGCGCGCTCGTTGCGACCGCCGCTGTCACGGTGGCGATCGAGTCGCGCAGCACGAGCCCCTCAAGTGCGGCGGGTCCAGTTCTTCCAGGCATTGAGGACACGATTGGCGGCGCCCAGCGCATCACCATTACGAGCGCTGAGGCCACCTATCGCATTGAGCGGACCGAACAGGGCTGGGCGATGCGTGATCGCGACGACTATCCGGTGCTGTCGTCGCGCTTGGCCCAACTGACAGAAGGCCTGGAAGCGCTGCGCTACGTGCGCCGCATGACGAATGACGCCTCCAAGCATGAGCGGCTGGGCGTTACCGATCCGCGCCAAGGCGGGCGCGGCGTGCTGGTTCAGATTGAAGACGGACGCGGCGCGCTTTTGGTGAACCTTATTCTCGGCGTCGAGACTGCTGGAACCTATGTCCGTCGCCCCGATCAGGAACAAACCTGGTCGGTCGATGGCGATCTGCCACCGCTGCGAGACGTGGCTTCGTGGCTTGATTTGCGGCCGATCAACCTGACCGGGGATCACTTGGCCCGCGTTGAGGTCATTCCCGCCGAGGGGCGCGCATACATCTTGGCGCGCGACGGTGCTGATCAGCCGTGGCGGCTTGCGTCGCCGGCCCTGGCGCCGCTTGCGCAATCGACACTCACTGCCACGGCGGAACGCATCACCCAGCTAGCGCCGATCGATGTCCGCACCGCGCCGGCGATCCAAGGCACGCCGCGCGCGCGCGTGCGCGCTACGACCTTCGATGGCATCGTCATTGATGCGGAATTGATCGCCAGCGACAATCATACGTGGGTGAAGCTGGTGGCGCGCGCCAGTGCGCCAGAACAGGAAGCGGCGGCTGTTGCGTTGAATACGCCTGCGTCCGATTGGGCTTATGCGCTGAGCGATATGGAAGCGGAAGCGTTTGCGCCGCCGCTGAGCAGGCTCATTGCAAGCGCCGAGTAA
- a CDS encoding ABC transporter ATP-binding protein has product MLLQVDGLRKTFGRRVAVDGIGFALDVGEIVGFLGPNGAGKTTTMRMIAGYLEPDEGAAKIFNIDVAQDRRRAQERVGYLPEGAPLYGEMTPWSFLRFVAETRGMSREAARHAVRRAAQDARLGDTIDRPIETLSKGYRRRVGLAAALLHDPMLLILDEPTDGLDPNQRHAVRDLIKRLGEERGLIISTHSLEEVEAVCTRAIVIDQGRIVADKTPAALKEEHGSLERAFASLTRGEERV; this is encoded by the coding sequence ATGCTGCTGCAGGTCGATGGTCTGCGCAAAACCTTTGGCCGGCGCGTTGCGGTAGACGGCATTGGTTTTGCACTCGACGTCGGAGAAATCGTTGGTTTTTTGGGTCCTAACGGGGCCGGCAAGACGACAACGATGCGAATGATCGCCGGCTATCTGGAGCCCGACGAGGGCGCCGCCAAAATCTTCAATATCGACGTTGCCCAGGATCGCCGCCGCGCCCAGGAGCGCGTTGGCTATCTGCCTGAAGGTGCGCCGCTTTACGGCGAGATGACACCCTGGAGTTTCCTGCGCTTCGTCGCCGAAACGCGCGGCATGAGTCGCGAGGCGGCGCGTCACGCTGTGCGCCGTGCGGCGCAAGATGCTCGCTTGGGCGATACCATCGATCGTCCGATCGAGACGCTTTCAAAGGGGTACCGACGCCGTGTCGGTTTGGCGGCCGCTCTGCTGCATGACCCCATGCTCCTCATTCTCGATGAGCCGACAGACGGTCTTGATCCGAACCAGCGTCACGCCGTGCGGGACTTGATCAAGCGTTTGGGTGAAGAACGGGGGCTCATCATCTCAACGCACAGTCTGGAAGAGGTGGAGGCGGTCTGCACACGCGCGATCGTGATCGACCAAGGCCGCATCGTTGCGGACAAGACGCCGGCCGCGCTGAAGGAAGAGCACGGCAGTCTCGAACGCGCTTTCGCGTCGCTCACTCGCGGGGAGGAGCGCGTATGA
- a CDS encoding DUF1223 domain-containing protein, translating to MVVRMIVRFLIALAVAAAVNATPALAQTQGRRAETVVELYTSQGCTQCPRANRLLGMFSREDNVLALTFPVGIWDYLGWHDTFAQPEFAERQRSYSQTLRVRGRFTPQLVVNGARTISASDWDEARAIYEDQQRAGWPASAPDLSLTLLRNGRARATVGAGPAGVSADVWMLAYDPGPLTVVITGGVNRNRSVPHYNLVKWIERVGTWNGASVWHERPRCQPECAVIVQEPNGGRILAASYTHRPTRY from the coding sequence ATGGTCGTGCGCATGATCGTCCGGTTCCTCATCGCCCTGGCCGTCGCCGCGGCGGTGAACGCAACGCCTGCGCTTGCCCAGACCCAGGGCCGCCGCGCCGAAACGGTGGTGGAGCTCTACACCAGTCAGGGCTGCACCCAGTGTCCGCGCGCCAACCGCCTGCTGGGCATGTTCTCGCGTGAAGACAATGTGCTCGCACTCACCTTCCCAGTCGGGATTTGGGACTACCTGGGCTGGCACGACACCTTCGCACAACCCGAATTTGCCGAACGCCAGCGCTCCTACTCGCAGACGCTCCGCGTTCGCGGCCGCTTCACGCCACAACTTGTCGTCAACGGCGCGCGAACGATCAGCGCCTCCGATTGGGATGAGGCGCGCGCGATCTATGAAGATCAGCAGCGCGCAGGCTGGCCTGCGTCCGCGCCGGACCTCTCGCTTACCCTGCTCCGCAATGGCCGCGCCCGCGCGACTGTCGGCGCCGGACCTGCCGGCGTCAGCGCGGACGTCTGGATGCTCGCTTACGATCCAGGTCCGCTCACTGTCGTCATCACCGGCGGCGTGAACCGCAACCGTTCAGTGCCGCACTACAACCTGGTGAAATGGATCGAACGCGTCGGCACTTGGAACGGGGCCAGCGTCTGGCACGAGCGCCCACGCTGCCAGCCCGAATGCGCCGTGATCGTGCAAGAGCCCAACGGCGGGCGCATCCTCGCCGCCAGCTACACCCACCGGCCTACCCGCTACTGA
- the acnA gene encoding aconitate hydratase AcnA: MPSLNSFNARTTISVGAKTFTYFDLKAASANGLGDISRLPISLKVLLENLLRTEDGVAVKKADILAMTSWLVNKGKNEVEIAFSPARVLMQDFTGVPAVVDLAAMRDAAAKLGANPEKINPLVPVDLVIDHSVMVDHFGGAGAFKQNVELEYERNVERYQFLRWGQQAFQDFRVVPPGTGICHQVNLEYLGQSVWVRDIDGETYAYPDTVVGTDSHTTMINGIGVLGWGVGGIEAEAAMLGQSISMLIPEVIGFRLSGKLPEGATATDLVLTVTQMLRKKGVVGKFVEFYGPGLATMSVEDRATIANMAPEYGATCGFFPVDAKTIDYLKATGRDPARVALVEAYCKQQGLWLTDEEPEFTDTLELSLADVRPSLAGPKRPQDRVVLGGVAEGFTKVMTDEFRKSAELNKRAPVNDANHDIGHGDVVIAAITSCTNTSNPSVLIAAGLLARNAVAKGLGTKPWVKTSLAPGSQVVTDYLAKSGLGKSLDALGFNLVGYGCTTCIGNSGPLPPAISASVAENDLVVASVLSGNRNFEGRVNQDVRANYLASPPLVVAYALAGSVYANLETDPIGTGNDGQPVYLRDIWPSNAEIEQVVRNAVTKEMFDARYGNVFAGDQHWQNIKVGAGRTYGWDAKSTYVQNPPYFAGMSMSPTPPTDVVEARVLGLFGDSITTDHISPAGSIKKVSPAGAYLTEHGVAQADFNSYGARRGNHEVMMRGTFANIRIKNQMVKNDDGSVVEGGFTIHHPSGERMFIYDAAMRYKQEGRELVIFAGKEYGTGSSRDWAAKGTTLLGVRAVVAESFERIHRSNLIGMGVLPLQFLDGQSWASLGLTGEETVSIANVAGLGPRQKVTLKITRANGKTEDLEVHCRIDTENEVEYLRNGGILHYVLRGLARG; the protein is encoded by the coding sequence ATGCCATCTCTGAACTCATTTAACGCCCGCACCACAATCAGCGTAGGCGCCAAGACCTTCACCTATTTCGATCTCAAGGCCGCCTCCGCGAACGGCCTGGGCGACATCTCGCGCCTGCCGATCTCGCTGAAAGTGCTGCTGGAGAACCTGCTGCGCACCGAGGACGGCGTCGCCGTGAAGAAGGCCGACATCCTCGCCATGACGTCCTGGCTGGTGAACAAGGGCAAGAACGAAGTCGAAATCGCCTTCAGCCCCGCGCGCGTGCTGATGCAGGATTTCACTGGCGTCCCAGCCGTCGTTGACCTTGCCGCCATGCGCGACGCCGCCGCGAAGCTCGGCGCCAATCCGGAAAAAATCAATCCGCTGGTGCCGGTCGATCTCGTCATCGACCACTCGGTGATGGTCGACCATTTCGGCGGCGCGGGTGCATTCAAACAGAACGTCGAATTGGAATATGAGCGTAACGTCGAACGCTACCAATTCTTGCGCTGGGGTCAGCAAGCGTTTCAAGATTTCCGCGTCGTCCCGCCTGGCACCGGCATCTGCCACCAAGTGAACCTCGAATATCTCGGCCAATCAGTCTGGGTCCGCGACATCGACGGCGAAACCTACGCTTATCCCGACACCGTGGTCGGCACTGACAGCCACACGACCATGATCAATGGTATTGGCGTCCTCGGCTGGGGCGTCGGCGGGATTGAAGCCGAAGCGGCAATGCTCGGCCAATCGATCTCGATGCTGATCCCGGAAGTCATCGGTTTTCGTCTCTCCGGCAAATTGCCGGAAGGCGCCACCGCCACCGACCTTGTGCTCACCGTCACCCAAATGCTGCGAAAGAAGGGCGTTGTCGGCAAGTTCGTAGAATTCTACGGCCCGGGCCTTGCCACCATGAGCGTCGAAGATCGCGCCACCATCGCAAACATGGCTCCAGAATACGGCGCCACCTGTGGCTTCTTCCCGGTCGACGCCAAGACCATCGACTACCTCAAAGCCACGGGCCGCGATCCGGCGCGCGTTGCGTTGGTTGAGGCGTACTGCAAGCAGCAAGGCCTCTGGCTCACGGACGAGGAGCCGGAATTCACCGACACGCTTGAACTCTCACTCGCGGACGTGCGCCCATCGCTTGCCGGCCCCAAGCGTCCGCAGGACCGCGTTGTTCTCGGCGGCGTTGCCGAGGGCTTCACGAAGGTGATGACCGATGAATTCCGCAAGAGCGCGGAATTGAACAAGCGCGCACCGGTCAACGACGCCAATCACGATATTGGACATGGTGATGTCGTGATTGCTGCAATCACCTCATGCACCAACACATCGAACCCCAGCGTGCTGATCGCGGCCGGACTATTGGCGCGAAATGCGGTGGCGAAGGGCCTTGGCACAAAGCCGTGGGTGAAGACCTCGCTTGCGCCTGGCTCACAAGTCGTCACCGACTACTTGGCGAAATCTGGCCTCGGCAAATCGCTGGACGCCCTCGGTTTCAACCTTGTGGGCTATGGCTGCACGACCTGCATCGGCAATTCAGGCCCGCTGCCGCCGGCGATTTCAGCCTCTGTCGCTGAGAACGATCTCGTCGTGGCGTCAGTGCTTTCTGGCAACCGCAACTTCGAAGGGCGCGTGAACCAGGACGTTCGTGCGAACTACCTCGCATCGCCGCCCCTCGTCGTCGCCTACGCACTAGCGGGTTCAGTCTATGCGAACCTCGAGACCGATCCGATCGGCACAGGCAACGATGGCCAGCCCGTTTATCTACGCGACATCTGGCCATCGAATGCCGAGATCGAACAGGTGGTGCGCAACGCCGTCACCAAGGAGATGTTTGACGCGCGCTACGGAAACGTGTTCGCCGGCGATCAACACTGGCAAAACATCAAAGTCGGCGCGGGCCGCACCTATGGCTGGGATGCAAAGTCCACCTACGTACAAAACCCGCCCTACTTTGCCGGCATGAGCATGAGCCCCACGCCGCCGACCGACGTCGTCGAGGCGCGCGTTCTCGGCCTCTTCGGTGACTCGATCACGACAGATCACATCAGCCCGGCTGGCTCGATCAAGAAGGTGAGCCCCGCAGGCGCCTACCTCACCGAGCACGGCGTTGCGCAAGCAGACTTCAACTCCTACGGCGCACGCCGTGGCAACCACGAAGTCATGATGCGCGGCACGTTTGCGAACATCCGCATCAAGAACCAGATGGTCAAAAACGACGATGGTTCGGTGGTCGAAGGTGGCTTCACCATCCACCATCCGTCGGGCGAGCGCATGTTCATCTACGACGCCGCCATGCGCTACAAACAAGAAGGCCGCGAACTCGTGATCTTCGCGGGTAAGGAATACGGCACCGGTTCGTCACGCGATTGGGCCGCCAAGGGCACGACCCTCCTAGGGGTCCGCGCCGTGGTGGCGGAGAGCTTCGAACGTATCCACCGGTCCAATCTGATCGGCATGGGCGTGTTGCCGCTACAATTCCTTGACGGCCAAAGCTGGGCCAGCCTTGGCCTCACCGGCGAGGAAACGGTTTCGATCGCCAACGTCGCCGGTCTCGGCCCCCGCCAGAAGGTGACGCTCAAAATCACCCGCGCAAACGGCAAGACCGAGGACCTGGAGGTCCATTGCCGGATCGACACCGAAAACGAGGTGGAATACCTCCGTAATGGGGGAATTCTCCATTATGTGCTGCGCGGTCTGGCCCGAGGCTAA
- a CDS encoding GldG family protein gives MSARRYALFAALALFVAFVASNVIANSWFRSWRLDLTESHLYSISQGTQQTLNELTEPVQLTLYYSRDAAQPVPQLQAYASRVREMLQTFEARSNGRVRFTEVNVEPFTEAEDAASEAGVQAVRPYEGADPIYFGLVGANAIDDTRAIPLFDPQREAFLEYELTRLIYELENPERTRVALITSLPLNPAASADPTAGAGSQSVFATEMGRLLEVTKLAPNFTEIPANTDVLAIIHPGSLSPQQLYAVDQFILRRGRAFIALDPASMQAAMSSTGFDPFNPVLPPPTASTLEPLLGAWGISMAPTVVLDLEGALPVSVQDPTTGQTGQAPQPLFFQVPAERLDSEDLMTAWLRRGINFGLAGGLSRRTELEGVSVVPLVRTSGHTMRLAAEQALMRPTPMDIMNMWPPSGGRVENVALRVSGNLTTAFPEGAPAAEPEPVREAPPTEAPAAPVQQPAQEGPATPLRTSATPAQLVIVADTDFLADDFYVDPQSGGAAADNASFALNAIDVLGGSDALVSLRSRAPAQRSMKLLEDMERDAQRRIESRQRELEADLQETQSRLQELQARGRGSGFFAGDLGAELTPEEQAAVDEYRQREGQIRTELRGLVRDLRSDIDRLQALVIFINVWLAPLLIAGAGLFLFWRRQRRGSAGR, from the coding sequence ATGAGTGCACGCCGTTATGCCCTCTTTGCCGCCTTGGCGCTCTTCGTTGCGTTCGTCGCATCGAACGTGATCGCCAATTCTTGGTTTCGCTCTTGGCGCCTGGATCTGACAGAGAGCCATCTCTATTCGATCAGCCAAGGCACCCAGCAAACGTTGAACGAACTCACCGAGCCGGTGCAGCTGACGCTCTACTACTCGCGGGACGCCGCTCAGCCGGTGCCGCAGTTGCAGGCCTACGCTTCGCGCGTTCGCGAGATGCTCCAAACCTTCGAGGCGCGTTCAAATGGCCGCGTCCGCTTCACCGAAGTGAACGTTGAGCCATTCACAGAGGCGGAGGACGCTGCGTCAGAAGCTGGCGTGCAAGCCGTGCGTCCGTACGAAGGCGCTGACCCGATTTATTTCGGCCTCGTTGGCGCGAACGCCATCGACGATACGCGCGCGATCCCGTTGTTCGATCCGCAACGTGAAGCGTTTCTAGAATATGAGCTCACGCGGCTCATCTATGAGCTGGAAAATCCGGAGCGTACGCGCGTTGCGCTCATCACATCGCTGCCGCTGAACCCGGCTGCGTCCGCCGATCCGACAGCGGGCGCGGGCAGCCAATCTGTGTTCGCCACCGAGATGGGCCGCTTGCTCGAGGTGACCAAGCTTGCGCCGAATTTCACCGAGATCCCGGCGAACACAGACGTCCTCGCGATCATTCATCCAGGATCGCTTTCGCCACAGCAGCTCTACGCGGTCGATCAGTTCATCTTGCGGCGCGGCCGCGCGTTCATCGCGCTCGATCCTGCGTCGATGCAGGCGGCGATGAGTTCGACTGGCTTCGATCCGTTCAATCCCGTGTTGCCGCCGCCGACGGCCTCGACGCTTGAGCCATTGCTTGGGGCGTGGGGCATCTCGATGGCGCCGACTGTCGTGCTTGATCTGGAGGGTGCTCTGCCAGTTTCGGTCCAGGATCCAACAACCGGACAAACCGGGCAGGCGCCGCAGCCGCTCTTCTTCCAAGTGCCTGCCGAGCGTCTCGACAGCGAAGACCTCATGACGGCGTGGCTGCGCCGCGGAATCAATTTCGGCCTCGCCGGCGGCCTGTCGCGTCGAACTGAGCTAGAGGGTGTCAGCGTCGTGCCGCTTGTGCGCACGAGCGGTCACACGATGCGTTTGGCTGCGGAGCAAGCGCTGATGCGCCCGACGCCGATGGACATTATGAACATGTGGCCGCCGAGTGGTGGACGCGTGGAAAACGTCGCGTTGCGTGTCTCTGGCAATCTCACGACGGCCTTCCCGGAAGGTGCGCCTGCGGCTGAGCCAGAGCCTGTTCGTGAGGCGCCGCCAACAGAAGCGCCGGCGGCGCCGGTGCAACAGCCTGCACAAGAAGGGCCGGCCACGCCGCTGCGCACGTCAGCAACGCCGGCGCAGCTGGTGATCGTCGCTGACACGGATTTTCTCGCCGATGATTTCTACGTCGATCCGCAAAGCGGCGGCGCTGCTGCGGACAACGCCTCGTTTGCGTTAAACGCCATTGATGTCCTCGGTGGGTCAGATGCGCTGGTGTCACTGCGCTCGCGGGCGCCCGCGCAACGTTCGATGAAGCTGTTGGAAGATATGGAGCGCGATGCTCAGCGTCGCATCGAAAGCCGCCAGCGCGAGTTGGAAGCCGATCTTCAGGAGACTCAGTCGCGCTTGCAGGAATTGCAGGCGCGGGGACGCGGCTCAGGTTTCTTTGCAGGCGATCTTGGCGCAGAGCTCACGCCTGAAGAGCAGGCGGCGGTGGATGAATACAGGCAGCGTGAGGGGCAAATTCGCACCGAGTTGCGCGGGCTGGTTCGCGATCTGCGCAGCGATATCGATCGACTGCAGGCCCTCGTTATCTTCATCAATGTCTGGCTGGCGCCGCTGCTGATTGCGGGTGCGGGGCTGTTTCTGTTTTGGCGCCGTCAACGGCGCGGGAGTGCGGGGCGATGA
- a CDS encoding DUF2794 domain-containing protein codes for MNGRTVFFERPELDRLLRFYGRMVAAGEWRDYALDALPDRALFSVYRRTSEAPLFQIEKRPEEARKNGAYSVRAVDGRILRRGHELERVLAVLEPKRMRVVGD; via the coding sequence ATGAACGGACGCACGGTGTTTTTCGAGCGTCCAGAACTCGATCGCCTGCTGCGCTTCTATGGGCGCATGGTAGCGGCCGGCGAATGGCGTGACTATGCGCTTGATGCTTTGCCTGATCGCGCCCTCTTCAGTGTCTACCGAAGGACAAGCGAGGCGCCCCTCTTCCAAATCGAAAAGCGCCCCGAAGAAGCGCGAAAGAATGGTGCTTACAGCGTTCGGGCGGTGGACGGCCGCATTCTTCGGCGCGGCCACGAGCTTGAGCGTGTCCTTGCTGTCCTTGAGCCCAAACGAATGCGGGTCGTCGGCGACTAA
- a CDS encoding Bax inhibitor-1 family protein, with translation MSDYHAQARSVPTGRADMAVDAGLRAFMLGIYNKMALGLALTAGLAWVVGTTPALMAAIFSGPQAYLVMFGPLAILLISSFAMRNPSPTGANLVYWSVVALIGVGMGALVYYYARIPDGMLIVAKAFLTTSAAFGGLSLWGYTTKRDLSGFGVFLIMGVIGLIIASIVNMFIQSSMMSFVISVIGVLVFAGLVAFDTQRLKHMYYQLGGDQRAMSVATTYGALSLYINFINLFQFILSLMSPRN, from the coding sequence ATGTCCGATTATCACGCCCAGGCACGATCGGTACCGACCGGCCGAGCGGATATGGCCGTCGATGCGGGTCTTCGGGCCTTCATGCTCGGCATCTACAATAAGATGGCGCTAGGTTTGGCGCTGACGGCGGGGCTCGCCTGGGTGGTCGGCACAACGCCGGCGCTGATGGCTGCGATCTTCTCTGGCCCGCAAGCATATTTGGTTATGTTCGGCCCGCTCGCGATCTTGCTGATTTCCAGCTTCGCGATGCGTAACCCGTCACCGACAGGTGCAAATCTAGTCTATTGGAGCGTGGTCGCGCTTATCGGCGTCGGCATGGGCGCGCTCGTTTATTATTATGCGCGTATTCCCGACGGGATGCTGATCGTAGCCAAGGCGTTTTTGACGACGTCCGCGGCATTCGGCGGCCTTAGCCTTTGGGGCTACACAACGAAACGCGACCTTTCGGGCTTTGGCGTGTTTCTGATCATGGGCGTGATCGGTCTGATCATCGCATCGATCGTGAACATGTTTATCCAAAGCAGCATGATGAGCTTCGTGATCTCCGTGATCGGCGTGCTCGTGTTTGCAGGTTTGGTGGCGTTCGATACCCAGCGCCTGAAGCACATGTATTATCAGCTGGGCGGCGACCAACGTGCGATGTCTGTTGCTACGACATACGGCGCACTCAGCCTCTACATCAACTTCATCAACCTGTTCCAATTCATCCTGAGCTTGATGTCGCCGCGCAACTAA
- a CDS encoding ABC transporter permease subunit, whose product MKKRPGLASLAAVYRRELLSYITTPTAYVFVAVFLFSIGLFTFQIGGLFESRRADLTPFFAFHPWIFMVFLPAVSMRLWAEESRSGAIELLMTLPAPTWSLVLGKFLAAWTIAGVALVLTLPLWITVSALGSPDNAAIFTAYLGSLLMAGAYIAIGSVMSSLTQAQIVAFVLAVLVSFLLTALGLPLVLDFFSGFVSGGVAEGIARFSILHHFDAAQRGVVEFRSVFYFVSLIALCLGFTALAVDARRGG is encoded by the coding sequence ATGAAGAAGCGTCCGGGTTTAGCAAGCTTGGCGGCCGTCTATCGGCGCGAGCTGCTCTCCTACATCACGACGCCCACGGCCTACGTGTTCGTCGCGGTGTTTCTATTTTCGATTGGGCTGTTCACGTTCCAGATCGGTGGGTTGTTTGAATCGCGCCGTGCGGACCTGACGCCATTCTTCGCGTTCCACCCTTGGATCTTCATGGTTTTCCTGCCGGCGGTTTCTATGCGCCTTTGGGCCGAGGAGAGCCGTTCCGGCGCGATAGAATTGCTGATGACGCTTCCAGCGCCGACTTGGTCGCTGGTTCTCGGCAAGTTCTTGGCCGCATGGACCATCGCGGGCGTTGCGCTGGTGCTCACCTTGCCGCTGTGGATCACGGTCAGCGCTTTGGGTTCGCCGGACAATGCGGCGATCTTCACGGCTTATCTTGGCAGTTTGCTAATGGCGGGCGCCTACATCGCGATTGGCTCTGTCATGTCCTCTCTGACGCAGGCGCAGATCGTTGCCTTCGTTCTGGCCGTCCTGGTGTCGTTCCTGCTGACAGCGCTCGGGCTCCCGCTCGTGCTCGATTTCTTCTCCGGGTTTGTCAGTGGCGGCGTAGCCGAGGGCATCGCTCGCTTCTCGATCCTGCATCATTTCGACGCCGCTCAGCGCGGCGTCGTGGAGTTTCGTTCGGTGTTCTACTTCGTGTCGCTGATCGCTCTCTGTTTGGGCTTCACCGCGCTTGCGGTTGATGCGCGGCGGGGAGGCTGA